The Clostridioides difficile genome has a segment encoding these proteins:
- the rimM gene encoding ribosome maturation factor RimM (Essential for efficient processing of 16S rRNA): protein MKEKLTHFKVGQIVNTQGLKGEVRVYPLTDDIDRFDELKDFYLGKDLDNKWTVENVRYKGSMVVMKIKGIDTIEKAEKLKNKFMYVSREESRDLEEGEFFIADMIGMEVLTIEGKYVGVLEDVLQYSANDVYVIKGEEDKEFMIPAIKKFVPTIDIDERKMIIDPIKGMID, encoded by the coding sequence ATGAAAGAAAAATTAACTCATTTTAAGGTAGGGCAAATAGTAAACACACAAGGTCTAAAAGGTGAGGTAAGAGTTTATCCGCTTACTGATGATATAGATAGATTTGATGAATTGAAAGATTTTTATTTAGGAAAAGATTTAGACAACAAGTGGACTGTAGAAAATGTAAGATATAAAGGTTCTATGGTTGTAATGAAGATAAAAGGTATAGACACTATAGAAAAAGCAGAAAAGCTAAAAAATAAATTTATGTATGTGTCTAGAGAAGAAAGTAGAGACCTTGAAGAAGGTGAGTTTTTTATAGCAGACATGATTGGTATGGAAGTTTTGACTATAGAAGGAAAGTATGTAGGAGTCTTGGAGGATGTACTTCAATATTCTGCAAATGATGTCTATGTAATAAAAGGTGAGGAAGATAAAGAATTTATGATACCAGCTATAAAAAAATTTGTACCTACTATAGATATAGATGAAAGAAAAATGATTATAGACCCTATCAAGGGTATGATAGATTAG
- a CDS encoding KH domain-containing protein, translating into MKELVVDIAKALVDNPDSVVVEEFKDNDGIVLKLTVAQDDMGKVIGKQGRIAKAIRTVVRSVANRENIKVSLEIV; encoded by the coding sequence ATGAAAGAGCTAGTTGTAGATATAGCTAAGGCTCTAGTTGATAATCCTGACTCGGTTGTTGTTGAGGAATTTAAAGACAATGATGGTATCGTCTTAAAGCTTACAGTTGCTCAAGATGACATGGGTAAGGTTATTGGGAAGCAGGGAAGAATAGCTAAAGCTATAAGAACTGTCGTAAGATCTGTTGCAAATAGAGAAAACATAAAAGTTTCTCTTGAGATAGTGTAA
- the rpsP gene encoding 30S ribosomal protein S16 — translation MAVKIRLKRMGANKKPFYRIVVADSRAPRDGKFIEEIGYYNPISEPKQVRINDEKAIKWLATGAQPTEVVKKLLVKNGVIEKFEASKQAK, via the coding sequence ATGGCAGTTAAAATAAGATTAAAAAGAATGGGAGCTAATAAAAAACCTTTCTACAGAATAGTAGTAGCTGATTCAAGAGCTCCAAGAGATGGAAAATTTATAGAAGAAATAGGATACTATAATCCAATTTCTGAACCTAAACAAGTAAGAATAAACGATGAAAAAGCTATAAAATGGTTAGCTACTGGTGCTCAACCAACAGAAGTAGTTAAAAAATTACTTGTAAAAAATGGAGTAATAGAAAAATTCGAAGCTTCTAAACAAGCAAAATAA
- the ffh gene encoding signal recognition particle protein produces MIFEGLSDKLQGAFSKLKSKGKLTEADVKNAMREVKLALLEADVNFKVVKDFIKKVQERSVGQEVMQSLTPAQHVIKIVNEELTSLMGDVQSKVMISSKPPTILMMVGLQGAGKTTTAGKLGGYFKKQGKKPLLVACDIYRPAAIKQLQVVGEKLDIPVFNMGDKENPVNIAKAGLSHAIKNANDLVIIDTAGRLHIDEVLMDELKSIKSEVKPHEILLVVDSMTGQDAVNVAESFNEALGVDGVVLTKLDGDTRGGAALSIRAVTQKPIKFMGMGEKLDDIEPFHPDRMASRILGMGDVLSLIEKAQESMDLEKAKELEQKIKKQELDFEDFLQQMEQIQNMGPLDKILGMMPGMGNIKDQLGDVDLNGKEMNRTKAIIQSMTTYERRNPGVLNASRKKRIARGSGTTVQDVNRLIKQLNEMKKMMKMFAGSQKSMKKRGGLGGLPFFK; encoded by the coding sequence ATGATATTTGAAGGATTGTCGGATAAACTACAAGGGGCATTTAGTAAGTTGAAATCAAAAGGAAAACTTACAGAAGCAGATGTAAAAAATGCCATGAGAGAAGTTAAACTTGCTCTTCTTGAAGCAGATGTTAACTTTAAGGTAGTTAAAGATTTTATAAAAAAAGTTCAAGAGAGAAGTGTTGGACAAGAGGTCATGCAAAGTTTGACACCAGCTCAGCATGTAATAAAAATTGTAAATGAAGAACTTACAAGTTTAATGGGGGATGTACAAAGTAAAGTAATGATTTCCTCAAAACCTCCTACAATTTTAATGATGGTTGGATTGCAAGGGGCAGGTAAAACTACAACAGCAGGAAAACTTGGAGGATATTTTAAAAAGCAAGGCAAGAAACCTCTATTGGTAGCTTGTGATATTTACAGACCAGCAGCAATAAAGCAACTTCAGGTTGTTGGAGAAAAATTGGATATACCTGTATTCAATATGGGAGATAAAGAAAATCCAGTAAATATCGCTAAGGCAGGTTTAAGTCATGCAATTAAAAATGCTAACGATTTGGTTATTATAGATACCGCTGGTAGACTTCATATAGATGAAGTGCTTATGGATGAGTTAAAGTCAATTAAGTCAGAAGTTAAGCCACATGAAATACTTTTAGTTGTAGACTCTATGACAGGTCAAGATGCAGTAAATGTTGCAGAAAGCTTCAATGAAGCACTGGGCGTTGATGGAGTAGTATTAACTAAGTTAGATGGAGATACTAGAGGTGGAGCTGCACTTTCAATAAGAGCAGTAACACAAAAACCTATAAAGTTTATGGGTATGGGAGAGAAACTAGATGATATAGAACCTTTCCACCCAGACAGAATGGCATCAAGAATATTAGGTATGGGAGATGTATTAAGCCTAATAGAAAAAGCACAAGAAAGTATGGACTTAGAAAAAGCTAAGGAATTAGAACAAAAAATCAAAAAACAAGAACTAGATTTTGAAGATTTTTTGCAACAAATGGAACAGATACAGAACATGGGACCTCTAGACAAGATACTTGGCATGATGCCTGGTATGGGAAATATAAAAGACCAACTTGGAGATGTAGATTTGAATGGTAAAGAAATGAATAGAACTAAAGCCATAATTCAATCAATGACTACATATGAGAGACGTAACCCAGGAGTATTAAATGCTTCTAGAAAAAAAAGAATAGCTAGAGGTAGTGGAACTACTGTACAAGATGTAAATAGACTTATAAAACAACTTAATGAAATGAAAAAAATGATGAAGATGTTTGCTGGTTCACAAAAAAGTATGAAGAAAAGGGGCGGCTTAGGCGGTTTACCTTTTTTTAAATAA
- a CDS encoding YlxM family DNA-binding protein: protein MNIEKMVEIGLLFEQYKELLTDKQKEIVALYYEEDYSLGEISENLSVSRQGVYDTLKRSEKILRDYEEKLHLVSKLQEQEKNIKFIRNKIIDIKEDLLHNRDCANLIPKLENIEDVCREMIK from the coding sequence ATGAATATAGAAAAAATGGTCGAAATTGGATTGTTATTTGAACAGTATAAAGAATTACTAACTGATAAGCAAAAAGAGATAGTAGCTCTATACTATGAAGAGGATTACTCTTTAGGTGAAATCAGTGAAAATTTAAGTGTATCAAGACAAGGTGTATATGATACATTAAAACGTTCAGAAAAGATACTAAGAGATTATGAAGAAAAGCTACATTTAGTATCTAAGCTTCAAGAACAGGAAAAAAATATTAAATTTATAAGAAATAAAATTATTGACATTAAAGAAGATTTATTGCACAATAGAGATTGTGCTAATTTAATCCCTAAGCTAGAAAATATAGAAGATGTATGTAGGGAGATGATAAAATGA
- the ftsY gene encoding signal recognition particle-docking protein FtsY → MLKKLFGFGKDKDKELEKKDVESEEEIESGADNLENIEETIFSGFEEEVIDKVEDIPEKTEEDVVNESSEEDRHIEDKEEDKIDINEQDVESLMNNDSTDCEIEDLNNDNYDEEAEYENYANKEEESEEKKVNLFERLKQGLTKAKQGITDRIDEVLKSYTKVDEELLEDLEEILITADVGVNTTMDIIEKLRDKIKQKGITEPIKVREELKSIVEDILTNENSTLDIEPAPCIVLMVGVNGVGKTTTIGKLANRYKKDGKKVLLAAADTFRAAATEQLEIWANRTNVDIIKHKEGADPGAVVFDAIKAAKARKTDLLICDTAGRLHNKANLMNELGKVFKIVDREFPEAKREVLLVVDATTGQNAVVQAKTFKEVADITGIVLTKLDGTAKGGVVLAVKSEVDVPVKLIGVGERVEDLQDFDAKSFSDALFGN, encoded by the coding sequence GTGTTAAAAAAATTATTTGGTTTTGGCAAAGATAAGGATAAGGAATTAGAAAAAAAAGATGTTGAATCAGAAGAAGAAATAGAAAGTGGTGCTGACAATTTAGAAAATATAGAAGAAACAATTTTTTCGGGGTTTGAAGAAGAAGTTATAGATAAAGTAGAGGATATTCCAGAGAAAACTGAAGAAGACGTTGTTAATGAAAGTAGTGAAGAAGATAGACATATAGAAGATAAAGAAGAAGATAAGATAGATATTAATGAACAAGATGTAGAATCGTTAATGAATAATGATTCTACAGATTGTGAAATAGAAGACTTAAACAATGATAATTATGATGAAGAAGCTGAATATGAAAATTATGCAAATAAAGAAGAGGAAAGTGAAGAAAAGAAAGTTAATTTGTTTGAAAGATTAAAGCAAGGATTAACAAAGGCAAAACAAGGAATAACTGATAGAATAGATGAGGTTTTAAAATCATATACGAAAGTAGATGAAGAATTACTTGAGGATTTAGAGGAAATTTTAATAACAGCAGATGTTGGTGTAAATACAACTATGGACATAATTGAAAAACTAAGAGATAAAATAAAGCAAAAGGGAATTACTGAACCAATAAAGGTAAGAGAAGAACTTAAATCTATAGTTGAAGATATACTTACAAATGAAAACTCTACATTAGATATAGAACCAGCTCCATGTATAGTTTTAATGGTAGGTGTAAATGGAGTAGGTAAAACTACTACAATAGGAAAATTGGCAAATAGATACAAAAAAGATGGGAAAAAAGTTTTATTGGCAGCAGCAGATACATTTAGAGCCGCAGCAACAGAGCAATTAGAAATCTGGGCAAACAGAACTAATGTAGATATAATAAAGCATAAAGAAGGTGCAGACCCAGGAGCAGTAGTATTTGATGCTATAAAGGCAGCAAAAGCTAGAAAGACAGATTTATTAATATGTGACACAGCTGGAAGATTACACAACAAAGCTAATCTTATGAATGAACTTGGAAAAGTATTTAAAATAGTAGATAGAGAATTTCCAGAAGCAAAACGTGAGGTACTTCTTGTAGTAGATGCAACAACAGGTCAAAATGCAGTTGTTCAAGCTAAAACATTTAAAGAAGTTGCAGATATAACTGGTATAGTACTTACAAAACTTGATGGAACAGCAAAAGGTGGAGTAGTGCTTGCAGTAAAGTCAGAAGTAGATGTACCTGTAAAACTTATTGGGGTTGGAGAAAGAGTAGAAGATTTACAGGATTTTGATGCAAAATCATTTTCAGATGCATTATTTGGTAACTAG
- the smc gene encoding chromosome segregation protein SMC, which translates to MYLKRLELKGFKSFPVKTDIIFKEGITAIVGPNGSGKSNISDAVRWVLGEQSIKSLRGDKLEDVIFAGTDTKKPMNYCEVALTIDNSENQLELDFTEVTIRRRAYRNGESEFFLNNKSCRLKDIKEVFLDTGIGKDGYSIIEQGKVDEILSNNPLSRRKVFDEACGISKYRYKKQEAERNLSNTKENLERIDDVYIEIENQLKPLFNQQTKAKKYLEISEKLKILEVNNFIREIEGIEKELSEVDEHSKVIEKELKEKEEQKNVVEKKQEDVDKEIEVLQDVIEKSVDYINSIKGVISKKESQINLIKERIKNFTNEIYRKNSEINNIKEKLNENKAYIKELEINKFSNSEELSLLQENIKKLESSKENQRIKLESLNNDIELLKENIIDILNKKQEFSNKLSALNANKENMNIRDENINSEISELNQNIQTKSSELDSINKEFNMKKENLNNVNSRNKKLTADLQSSISELNKIEDEIQKSKYNLNGYNSKLNVYIDMENHYEGFNRGVKEVLKNKDLKGIHGALGQIINVPEKYEKSVEAALGAYMQNIITDDELSAKSAINYLKKNNLGRVTFLPLNIIKSNKISLGNLKANTKFIGIASDLITFDEKYRNIIENILGRTIFINNIDEGIKFAKETGHRFKIVTLDGEILNPGGSLTGGSLKTNGNILSRKRFINEYTERINDVKVEISGLELTKESLNKNIKNIKNEIDLVENEVKDLEKSIIIKSTSIENIESEIESLKSSITRLDNEKSDLGSNLNYTLEKSDIVKKDMEALENTYNQNKEKIDILSDEIKKYNDLYDKEKAEFDELNLTLVKKTEAYNSIIRDIKRISGENCELEEKTKQLDESLNYEEAEIVKLQESISIEEKEKENLTKQLGDSNRNLETRKIAKDDLKNNFDEISKELKVIDRQHIELKESLFKVGGRLERLKTSQDTYINKLFEQYEMTLVQALEIKDENLEIDRKFLENLKREIRSLGNINIDSIKEYEEIKERYDFYSEQKQDLEESMEEIEKLIHTLEENMKSEFEIKFEEISKNFKYVYKRLFGGGCGELTILDKENLLESDILITAQPPGKKMKNLNLLSGGEKALTAISILFAILITKPTPFCILDEIEAPLDDANIFRFGEFLKDLSKETQFISVTHRRGTMEAADYIYGVTMQEKAISKVISLKLKEAQEITDII; encoded by the coding sequence TTGTATTTAAAGAGACTAGAGTTAAAGGGATTTAAATCCTTTCCAGTAAAGACCGATATTATTTTTAAAGAAGGAATAACAGCGATAGTAGGGCCAAATGGAAGTGGAAAAAGTAACATATCTGATGCCGTAAGATGGGTATTAGGAGAACAAAGTATCAAGAGCCTTAGAGGTGATAAACTTGAAGATGTAATATTTGCAGGTACAGATACAAAAAAACCCATGAATTACTGTGAAGTAGCTCTTACTATTGATAATTCTGAGAATCAATTAGAATTAGACTTTACAGAAGTGACTATAAGAAGAAGAGCTTATAGAAATGGAGAAAGTGAATTTTTTCTAAATAATAAGAGTTGCAGATTAAAGGATATAAAAGAAGTCTTTTTAGATACTGGTATTGGAAAAGATGGTTATTCAATTATAGAGCAAGGAAAAGTAGATGAAATATTGAGTAATAATCCTTTAAGTAGAAGAAAAGTTTTTGATGAAGCTTGTGGTATATCAAAATATAGATATAAAAAACAGGAAGCAGAAAGAAATTTAAGTAATACAAAAGAAAATTTAGAAAGAATAGATGATGTATATATAGAAATTGAAAATCAATTAAAACCTCTTTTTAATCAACAAACAAAAGCAAAAAAGTATTTAGAAATAAGTGAAAAGTTAAAAATACTAGAAGTGAATAATTTTATAAGAGAAATTGAAGGAATAGAAAAAGAACTAAGTGAAGTTGATGAGCATAGTAAAGTTATTGAAAAAGAGCTTAAAGAAAAAGAAGAGCAAAAAAATGTTGTAGAGAAAAAACAAGAAGATGTTGATAAGGAAATAGAGGTACTACAAGATGTAATTGAAAAGTCTGTAGATTATATAAATTCAATTAAAGGTGTTATATCAAAAAAAGAGTCACAAATAAATTTAATTAAAGAAAGAATAAAAAACTTTACAAATGAAATATATAGAAAAAATTCTGAAATAAACAATATAAAAGAAAAGCTAAATGAAAATAAGGCATACATAAAAGAATTAGAAATTAATAAGTTTTCAAATAGTGAAGAGTTATCACTATTACAAGAGAATATAAAAAAGTTAGAATCTAGTAAAGAAAATCAAAGGATTAAGTTGGAATCTTTAAATAATGACATAGAATTATTAAAAGAAAATATAATAGATATATTAAATAAGAAGCAAGAATTTAGTAATAAGCTATCTGCTTTAAATGCGAATAAGGAAAATATGAATATTAGAGATGAGAACATAAACTCAGAAATATCAGAATTAAACCAAAATATTCAAACAAAATCTTCTGAATTAGATAGTATAAATAAAGAATTTAATATGAAAAAAGAAAATTTAAACAATGTGAATAGCAGAAATAAAAAATTAACTGCTGATTTACAATCTTCTATTAGTGAACTCAATAAGATAGAAGATGAAATACAGAAGAGTAAATACAATCTAAATGGATATAACTCAAAGTTAAATGTTTATATAGATATGGAAAATCATTATGAGGGATTTAATAGAGGTGTAAAAGAAGTATTAAAAAATAAAGATTTAAAAGGTATTCATGGAGCACTAGGACAGATTATAAATGTTCCTGAAAAATATGAGAAATCTGTAGAAGCAGCACTTGGTGCTTATATGCAAAATATAATAACTGACGATGAACTTAGTGCTAAATCTGCAATAAACTATTTGAAGAAAAATAATTTAGGAAGAGTAACATTTTTGCCATTAAATATAATTAAATCAAATAAAATAAGTTTAGGAAATTTAAAAGCAAATACTAAATTTATAGGAATAGCAAGTGATTTAATTACGTTTGATGAAAAATATAGAAATATAATTGAAAATATACTTGGAAGAACGATATTTATAAATAATATAGATGAAGGGATAAAATTTGCAAAAGAAACTGGTCATAGATTTAAAATAGTAACTTTGGATGGTGAAATCTTAAATCCAGGAGGTTCTTTAACTGGAGGTAGTTTAAAAACTAACGGAAATATATTATCAAGAAAAAGATTTATTAACGAATATACAGAAAGAATAAATGATGTTAAGGTTGAGATTTCAGGTCTAGAACTCACAAAAGAATCCCTAAATAAAAATATAAAAAATATAAAAAATGAAATTGATTTAGTTGAAAATGAAGTAAAAGATTTAGAAAAAAGCATTATAATAAAGAGTACAAGTATAGAAAATATTGAATCTGAGATTGAATCTTTAAAATCTAGTATAACTAGGCTAGATAATGAGAAAAGTGATTTGGGTTCTAACTTAAATTATACACTTGAAAAAAGTGACATTGTTAAAAAAGACATGGAAGCATTAGAAAATACATACAATCAAAATAAAGAAAAAATTGATATATTAAGTGATGAAATAAAAAAATATAATGATTTGTATGATAAAGAAAAAGCTGAATTCGATGAATTAAATCTAACTTTAGTAAAGAAAACAGAAGCTTACAATAGCATCATCAGAGATATAAAAAGAATATCTGGTGAAAATTGTGAGTTAGAAGAAAAGACTAAACAATTAGATGAATCATTAAATTATGAAGAAGCAGAAATAGTTAAGTTACAGGAGTCTATATCTATTGAAGAAAAAGAAAAAGAAAACTTAACTAAACAATTGGGAGACAGCAATAGAAATCTTGAAACTAGAAAAATAGCTAAAGATGACTTGAAAAATAATTTTGATGAAATTAGTAAAGAGTTAAAAGTTATAGATAGACAACATATAGAACTTAAAGAGAGTTTATTTAAGGTTGGTGGAAGATTAGAAAGATTAAAAACTAGTCAAGACACATATATAAATAAGTTATTTGAACAATATGAAATGACTTTAGTACAAGCATTGGAAATCAAGGATGAAAATTTAGAGATAGATAGAAAATTCTTAGAAAATCTAAAGAGAGAAATAAGAAGTCTTGGGAATATAAATATAGATTCTATCAAAGAATATGAAGAAATCAAAGAAAGATATGATTTTTATAGTGAACAAAAACAAGATTTAGAAGAATCTATGGAGGAGATAGAAAAACTTATACATACATTAGAAGAAAATATGAAATCTGAATTTGAGATTAAATTTGAAGAAATAAGTAAAAACTTTAAGTATGTGTACAAAAGACTTTTTGGTGGTGGTTGTGGAGAATTAACTATTTTAGATAAAGAAAATTTATTAGAAAGTGACATACTAATAACAGCTCAACCACCTGGTAAAAAAATGAAGAATTTAAATCTGCTGTCTGGTGGAGAAAAAGCTCTAACTGCAATAAGCATATTATTTGCAATATTAATTACAAAACCAACACCATTTTGTATATTAGATGAAATTGAGGCTCCACTTGATGACGCAAATATATTTAGATTTGGAGAATTTTTAAAGGATTTATCTAAAGAAACACAATTTATATCAGTAACTCATAGAAGAGGAACTATGGAAGCTGCTGATTATATCTATGGAGTTACAATGCAAGAAAAAGCTATTTCAAAAGTTATTAGTTTAAAGCTAAAAGAAGCTCAAGAGATAACTGATATTATATAA
- a CDS encoding radical SAM protein, which produces MKKRIIPIFVPHKGCPHDCIFCNQKKITGVSTDVTSEDARNIIEECLKTIDKDADVEIAFFGGSFTAIDVDIQKSLLSVAKEYVEKGFIKDIRMSTRPDCISEEILEMLKEYKTSIIELGVQSLDEKVLLDSIRGHQSEIVYKSSKLIKDSGIKLGLQMMVGLPTDTEEKCIFTAKKFVELKPDCVRIYPTLVVKETGLEKLMEQNEYMPFTLEESIRIVKKVLVLFYVNDINVIRVGLQATDDIQMGKAVLAGPYHPAFRELVEAELIKDYLEFLTLQNKNIKNMLVKSNKKNISKIIGNKKTNIKYMKENFGVILKTQESDLDINQLEIVLDGKSLIIANMRDIHRKLYDIYNL; this is translated from the coding sequence ATGAAAAAGAGAATTATACCTATATTTGTTCCTCACAAAGGATGTCCTCATGATTGTATATTTTGTAATCAAAAAAAAATAACAGGTGTGAGTACTGATGTTACTAGTGAAGATGCAAGAAATATAATTGAAGAATGTTTAAAGACTATAGATAAGGATGCTGATGTAGAAATAGCATTTTTTGGTGGAAGTTTTACTGCTATAGATGTAGATATACAAAAAAGTTTATTATCTGTTGCCAAAGAGTATGTAGAAAAAGGTTTTATAAAAGATATTAGAATGTCCACAAGGCCAGATTGTATTAGTGAAGAAATATTAGAAATGTTAAAAGAATATAAGACAAGTATAATAGAGCTTGGAGTACAATCTCTAGATGAAAAAGTGTTATTAGATAGTATTAGAGGACATCAGTCAGAAATTGTATACAAGAGTTCAAAGTTGATAAAAGATAGTGGAATTAAACTTGGTTTACAAATGATGGTTGGACTTCCAACTGATACAGAGGAAAAATGCATATTTACAGCCAAGAAATTTGTAGAGCTTAAGCCAGATTGTGTAAGAATTTATCCAACTTTAGTGGTAAAAGAGACTGGTCTTGAAAAATTGATGGAGCAAAACGAATATATGCCATTTACACTTGAGGAGAGTATAAGAATAGTAAAAAAAGTACTTGTATTATTTTATGTTAACGATATAAATGTAATCAGAGTTGGGCTTCAAGCTACTGATGATATACAAATGGGAAAAGCTGTCTTAGCAGGTCCATATCACCCTGCTTTTAGAGAATTGGTAGAAGCTGAGTTGATAAAAGATTATTTAGAATTTCTTACTTTACAAAATAAAAATATAAAGAATATGTTAGTAAAGTCTAATAAAAAGAATATTTCTAAAATAATAGGAAATAAAAAAACAAATATTAAATATATGAAAGAAAATTTTGGTGTGATTTTAAAAACACAAGAATCAGATTTAGATATAAATCAATTAGAAATTGTGTTAGATGGGAAAAGTTTAATTATTGCTAATATGAGAGACATCCATAGAAAATTGTATGACATTTATAACCTTTAG